The Solibacillus sp. FSL R7-0668 genome includes the window TACGAGCACACCTTGAGCAGAGCTTGCAATCTTCCATTCATCGATTGCTTGAAAGGTTGTTGTATCAATAACAGAAAGGACTGTATCTTTATAGTTCACTACATAGAGTAGCTTTTCATGTAACGCCATCGACATCGGATAATTGCCTAGCTTGATGCTTTGCTGTACTTCGCCGATGACGGAATAGCTTGTTAATTCATTAGTCTTGCTATTGGTTATATAAATGGTCTGTGCTTGTTCATCATAAAGTGCATTAGTCGTACCAATACCTGTTTTCAACTTCGCGATTTGCTTCCCTGTTGAAAGCTCATAGAGTTCGGCTTCATCTAGTTGGTGACCATATAGTAATATAGCATTTGTTCCAACTAATATTGCACCGGTATAAGCCTTTTCTAAATGCCAGGTTGCTAGTAGCTCATAGCCTTCATCATAAAATGTAATGGTTGGCTCTAAAATATTCATGGAGGCTAAAAAGCTTTGCTGCTCATCAATTGCATCAAAGGCCTCGTCATTACATCCAGCTAAAGCGAGCAGGCAGCCTACTAATAATAGCGCTTTTATCAATTTCATGGCGTACACACCTCACTTTCAAGCCTACTAAATATTTGTGAAATTTGCATGAAATGAAAAGGATAATTTTGTGAAATTTGTATACAAAAAAAGCTAGGTTAAAAGTACATGCTTTTAATCCAGCTTTTTCTTTCTATTTGAATGGCAAGGTACATCTCTCAATTTGCTTGTGAAAGTTGTGAGATAATTTGCTCGGCCGTTTCCATTCCTTGTGTTACACAATCTGGAATACTAATGCCTTCATAGGAGCTGCCCGTCAAATAGACATTGGGAAATTCCTTGTAAAATTGTGCTTTCAATAGCTGCACACGCTCTGCATGACCAATGGTATATTGTGGCATCGCTTCTTTCCAGCGCGCGACTACCATTAATGAGGGCCTCTCATTTAAGCCAATTGCCTTTTTTAAATCCTGCAGCACAATTTTTTCGATTTCACTATCCGATAATTCTACAATCGATTCATCCCCGACACGTCCAATATAGACACGTAGTAGCTCATGTCCTTCAGGTGCTACATGGTCAAATTTACGATCGCTCCAGGTGCATGTTGTAATCGCAAAATCACTATTACGAGACACAAAGAAATTGATAGCATCGTTATACTTTTGCATTACTTCTTTATCAAAAGCGAGTGTCACGGTTGCTATCGTTGCATAATTCATTGTCTCCATGCTTTGAAGTGTTTCTGAATCTCGGAATATTTTTTTGGCAACATTAAAAGGTGTCGTCACCACGACTTGATCTGCTTGAATGGACGTCCCATCATTTAAAAAGAGCTGCTGTGTGGAATCTGCGCTATTTTCAATTGTATCCACTTTTAGACCTTTTAATATTGTAACATTTGTTAGTGCAGCCTCCAAAGACTCCACCATCGTTTCTAAACCACCATCGAATGATTCATAATGGATTTCACCAGGTGCATCGAATAATGCATAAATGCCTCGGCCTGTCTTTTTCATTCCGATTAATAGACTTCCGTAATCTTTCTCTAACTGGTAAAACTGCGGGAACATAGATTGCATACTAACATGATCGACATCACCAGCATACGTACCTGCTAATACAGGTTCAACAAGGTTTTCGACCAATTCCTTACCAAAGCGACGGCGGAAAAAATCACTAATTGGTTCGTCCGCCTCATGTGGTAGTTTTGGTAAAAGCAAATCACCCGCTGCACGAATTTTACCACTTAAAGAAAGAAAATTCGAAGTCAACATAGACAGGATTTTAGGTGACCCTCCTAGCAATAAATTACTTGGGATTTGGTGAAGTTTGTTGCCGATTGCGATAAATGTTCGACCGTTATTATTTTGTATAATTTTATGTTCGATTTTTAAATCACGCGCTAAACTATGTACACTATTACGTGTATCAAAAAACGATTCAGGGCCACGCTCAATAATGTAGCCATTTTTACGAACAGTGTGAATTTTTCCACCTAAACGTAAAGACGATTCAATTAACACAATCTCAAGTGGTATATTGTACGTCATCGATTTTTGCTGTAAATAGTATGCCGTCGTTAAGCCCGTAATTCCACCGCCAACGATTACAATCTTTCTCCTTTTTAAGGTCACCATCATCATCACTCTCTATATTATTTCGCTAATTTTTTTGCAATTGCATCGACCATTGCATCAATAAATAACGGATGCGTATTTGGCATTGTTGGTCGATAATAGTTAGCGCCAATTTCATCACAGACTACTTTACATTCAATATCATTATCATAAAGCACCTCTAAGTGTTCTGTTACGAAGCCAACAGGTGTATAAATGAATGATTTATAGCCTTTTTGTTCAAATAATTCTTTTGTTAAATCTTGTACGTCTGGCCCTAACCATGGCTCTGGTGTTTTACCAGCTGATTGCCAGCCGATTTCAACGTTTTCAATATTAGAAGCCGCTTCGATTAAACGCGCCGTTTCGATTAGCTGTTCTTCATATGGGTCACCTGCTAATTTAATCTTTTCAGGTAATGAGTGATTTGACACGATTAAGCACGCAGTTTTGCGCTCTTCTTCTGTCATTTTCGCTAATTCTCCATTTACTGCTTGCTTCCAGAACTCAATGAATTTTGGCTCGTCATACCATGCTTCAACCGAAGTGATATTTAAAGTGCCACCTAATTTTTCGGCTGCTTCTTTTGCACGACCGTTGTAAGATTTAATCGAGAATGTTGAGAAATGTGGGGCAAGTACGATTGATACAGCTTCCGTAATTCCTTCGTTTACCATAGCTTCCACTGCATCCTCTACGAATGGCTCGATATGCTTTAAGCCGATAAATAATTTATATTCTACCTCGTCTTGTACTTCATTTAAGCGTGCACAAAGAGCTTCAGCCTGTGCTTTTGTCATTTTTGCTAGTGGCGAAATCCCACCAATTGCACGGTAACGCTCTGTTAAGTCATCAATATGCTCCTGTGATGGCTTGCGACCATGACGAATATGTGTGTAATAACGTTCGATATCTTCTTCTTTATATGGTGTGCCATATGCCATGACTAATAAACCACGTACTTGTTTCATGTTTAATCACCTCAAATTATTTTATCCCGCATTAAGGGACAGTAAGCAAACCATTTTTACCTTGAAATCGTTAATAGATGGTTAAATGCATAATTTACTGTCCCTAAAAGCCCGATTTATGAAAGCTCATTCTCGGTGGAAGATACGAACCTCCCATCGATCAAAAATTCCCCTTATCCGCGCTTGGTAATTTGTTCATGACTATACTCATGAACGAAAGTCGTTAAACGTTTTAATACAGCTGGCTCTACTTCTGGGAATACTCCGTGACCTAAGTTGAAAATATGACCACCCTTATGTGCTAAGCCTTGGTCAACAATCTCTTTAGCACGTGCTTCAATAACAGACCAATCTGCTAATAATAAGGTCGGATCTAAGTTCCCTTGCACTGCTTTTGTGACACCGCGTGCCTCAGCTTCATGAATCGGTAAACGCCAGTCTAATCCGACAACATCGATTGGTAGCTCATGCCATTCATTGACTAAATGAGATGCACCCACTCCAAATTGAATTAACGGTACATTAAGTGCACGTAATTCGCCAAAAATGCGTGTCATAATAGGCTTGATGAAAATACGGTAATCTTCGACATTTAATGCGCCAACCCAAGAATCAAAAATTTGGATGGCCTTTGCACCAGCTTCTACTTGTGCTGTAATATCTGCAATAATCATGTCTGCAAGCTTGTCCATTAATTTAAACCAAGCTTGTGGCTGTGATACCATAAAG containing:
- the hemH gene encoding ferrochelatase; amino-acid sequence: MKQVRGLLVMAYGTPYKEEDIERYYTHIRHGRKPSQEHIDDLTERYRAIGGISPLAKMTKAQAEALCARLNEVQDEVEYKLFIGLKHIEPFVEDAVEAMVNEGITEAVSIVLAPHFSTFSIKSYNGRAKEAAEKLGGTLNITSVEAWYDEPKFIEFWKQAVNGELAKMTEEERKTACLIVSNHSLPEKIKLAGDPYEEQLIETARLIEAASNIENVEIGWQSAGKTPEPWLGPDVQDLTKELFEQKGYKSFIYTPVGFVTEHLEVLYDNDIECKVVCDEIGANYYRPTMPNTHPLFIDAMVDAIAKKLAK
- the hemG gene encoding protoporphyrinogen oxidase, producing MVTLKRRKIVIVGGGITGLTTAYYLQQKSMTYNIPLEIVLIESSLRLGGKIHTVRKNGYIIERGPESFFDTRNSVHSLARDLKIEHKIIQNNNGRTFIAIGNKLHQIPSNLLLGGSPKILSMLTSNFLSLSGKIRAAGDLLLPKLPHEADEPISDFFRRRFGKELVENLVEPVLAGTYAGDVDHVSMQSMFPQFYQLEKDYGSLLIGMKKTGRGIYALFDAPGEIHYESFDGGLETMVESLEAALTNVTILKGLKVDTIENSADSTQQLFLNDGTSIQADQVVVTTPFNVAKKIFRDSETLQSMETMNYATIATVTLAFDKEVMQKYNDAINFFVSRNSDFAITTCTWSDRKFDHVAPEGHELLRVYIGRVGDESIVELSDSEIEKIVLQDLKKAIGLNERPSLMVVARWKEAMPQYTIGHAERVQLLKAQFYKEFPNVYLTGSSYEGISIPDCVTQGMETAEQIISQLSQAN
- the hemE gene encoding uroporphyrinogen decarboxylase — translated: MTKFNDTLLRAARGEQVEHTPVWFMRQAGRSQPEYREIKEKYSLEQITMQPELCAYVTRLPVEQYNVDAAILYKDIVTPLPGIGIDVKIKAGVGPVISNPIRSAADVDKLGEFNAKEHTPFVLETIKMLTQEQLNVPLIGFGGAPFTLASYMIEGGPSRNYAKTKSFMVSQPQAWFKLMDKLADMIIADITAQVEAGAKAIQIFDSWVGALNVEDYRIFIKPIMTRIFGELRALNVPLIQFGVGASHLVNEWHELPIDVVGLDWRLPIHEAEARGVTKAVQGNLDPTLLLADWSVIEARAKEIVDQGLAHKGGHIFNLGHGVFPEVEPAVLKRLTTFVHEYSHEQITKRG
- a CDS encoding YncE family protein; protein product: MKLIKALLLVGCLLALAGCNDEAFDAIDEQQSFLASMNILEPTITFYDEGYELLATWHLEKAYTGAILVGTNAILLYGHQLDEAELYELSTGKQIAKLKTGIGTTNALYDEQAQTIYITNSKTNELTSYSVIGEVQQSIKLGNYPMSMALHEKLLYVVNYKDTVLSVIDTTTFQAIDEWKIASSAQGVLVVEQTNELWLGGHGQGSKPNEMVQIMDLTTGELKSEVAVPMMPVTLIQQDQEIVIASHGSNTIYSMSLDGKIHWQQEVAANPFTVAYFNDQLVVAGYDDQTLYVMEQAQIIRKIATGKGAFQLFVRERP